In Halobaculum sp. XH14, a single genomic region encodes these proteins:
- a CDS encoding DUF7553 family protein, whose amino-acid sequence MSKHFEDARYYLGRATEHAAAGVKEELEPIEERVREFVGEEAEPDPSRLERIEADLKELSERAEGETKRAVGDARDRLAAYRAER is encoded by the coding sequence ATGTCGAAGCACTTCGAGGACGCACGGTACTACCTGGGTCGCGCGACCGAACACGCGGCGGCGGGCGTGAAGGAGGAACTCGAACCGATCGAGGAGCGCGTCCGGGAGTTCGTCGGCGAGGAAGCGGAGCCGGACCCATCCCGACTCGAGCGGATCGAGGCGGACCTGAAGGAGCTCTCCGAGCGCGCGGAGGGCGAGACGAAGCGGGCAGTGGGGGACGCCCGGGACCGGCTGGCGGCGTACCGCGCCGAGAGGTAA
- a CDS encoding cob(I)yrinic acid a,c-diamide adenosyltransferase: protein MPVYTGRGDEGETDLRDMSRVSKTSPRIEAYGTVDEANALIGTVRPTGHDDVDEMLRAVQNHLHVVQADFANPDPDEDDPQVRPEHTEQLEDWIDELDEELEPLRNFVLPSGSDAGAKLHHARTVSRRAERRAVALANDEPVNGAAIAYLNRVSDALFTFARVVNQRDGEPEDEPTY from the coding sequence ATGCCGGTGTACACCGGGCGGGGCGACGAGGGGGAGACCGACCTCCGTGACATGTCCCGCGTGTCGAAGACGTCGCCCCGGATCGAGGCGTACGGCACGGTCGACGAGGCGAACGCGCTGATCGGCACGGTCCGGCCGACGGGTCATGACGACGTCGACGAGATGCTCCGGGCGGTCCAGAACCACCTCCACGTCGTTCAGGCGGACTTCGCCAACCCGGACCCAGACGAGGACGACCCGCAGGTCCGTCCCGAACACACCGAACAGCTGGAGGACTGGATCGACGAACTCGACGAGGAGCTCGAACCGCTCCGCAACTTCGTGCTCCCCTCGGGGAGCGACGCGGGGGCGAAACTGCACCACGCCCGGACCGTCTCCCGGCGCGCCGAGCGTCGCGCGGTCGCGCTGGCGAACGACGAACCAGTGAACGGGGCGGCCATCGCGTACCTCAACCGGGTGTCGGACGCGCTGTTCACCTTCGCGCGGGTCGTGAACCAGCGGGACGGGGAACCCGAGGACGAACCGACGTACTGA
- a CDS encoding glutathione S-transferase N-terminal domain-containing protein: protein MSITLYALDGCPWCEKVHDALSDADVEYETEWTGAMHSERDEVKRVSGQRAVPVLVDGERGVTMNESANILEYVDRTLA, encoded by the coding sequence ATGTCCATCACGCTGTACGCGCTGGACGGCTGTCCGTGGTGTGAGAAGGTGCACGACGCGCTCTCGGACGCGGACGTCGAGTACGAGACCGAGTGGACGGGCGCGATGCACTCCGAGCGCGACGAGGTCAAGCGCGTGAGCGGCCAGCGTGCCGTCCCCGTGCTCGTCGACGGCGAGCGCGGCGTGACGATGAACGAGTCCGCGAACATCCTGGAGTACGTCGATCGGACGCTCGCCTGA
- a CDS encoding S9 family peptidase: protein MDDGIDVEELYDLRLLTDLALSPDGGRVAFVASESDPDEDASRTGLYVVPADGSRDPHRLTRASAASAPTWGPDGDTLGFLAARDEDLDRTAGRSGDAARSDAENGEDDESGEDGDGDEPDRNGETDGGGSDEPKPQVWTFDLALGGDARQETGFEHGVREFDFAPDGDRLVVSARDPTDEEQSYLDRREEDGPIEVTRLQHKRDGAGWLDDVTTYLFVVDRESGETDRLDDAYGAGSSEPLAGLQPAWGPTDRIAFTRSAARNPDDDGSMDVFTIGPDGSDLRRLTDGSLRCSVPTWSPGGDRLAFAGGNHENWYEPTGVYVAEDEADDGGADARYESLSAGLDRTLARVGTMAWLDGGTVVAPIADEAWTRLAVMPLDGEPRRTYERQGRGRTISAFDHAGDTVALGLTTPDDTPQVFALDAGELRDGETGGPIRRLTSLNAAWVADAPLPDHEVVSFENSDLEEIEAVVYYPSEFDPEADGPAPAIASIHGGPMSYDAPGFRFTTACWTSRGYVVVKPNYRGSTSYGRAFSESLKGSRGDLESDDVISAMDHLVAEGVADPDRLFCTGFSYGGITTAHVVTRTDEFAAAAPEHGVYDFYSNFGTDDNHNWHEWEFGMPWENEETYRDISSISRVDRIDTPLLITAGEEDWRCPPTQAEQLYVSVRKRGVDAKLVIYPDEHHNIGDPKRATHRIEELTEWFEAHDPALSGDDEEQNED, encoded by the coding sequence ATGGACGACGGAATCGACGTCGAGGAGCTGTACGACCTCCGGCTCCTCACCGATCTCGCACTGTCCCCCGACGGCGGGCGCGTCGCGTTCGTCGCCAGCGAGTCCGATCCCGACGAGGACGCATCCCGCACGGGTCTGTACGTCGTCCCCGCCGACGGCTCGCGCGACCCGCACCGGCTGACGCGCGCCTCCGCCGCCTCCGCGCCGACCTGGGGACCCGACGGCGACACGCTGGGCTTTCTCGCGGCGCGCGACGAGGACCTCGACCGGACTGCCGGTCGGTCCGGGGACGCGGCCCGGAGCGACGCCGAGAACGGCGAGGACGACGAGTCCGGGGAGGACGGTGACGGCGACGAACCCGACCGGAACGGCGAAACCGACGGCGGCGGGAGCGACGAGCCGAAACCGCAGGTCTGGACGTTCGACCTCGCGCTGGGCGGCGACGCGCGCCAGGAAACCGGCTTCGAGCACGGCGTCCGCGAGTTCGACTTCGCCCCCGACGGCGACCGCCTGGTCGTCTCGGCCCGCGACCCGACCGACGAGGAGCAGTCGTATCTCGACCGGCGGGAGGAGGACGGCCCCATCGAGGTCACCAGGCTCCAGCACAAGCGCGACGGCGCGGGGTGGCTCGACGACGTGACGACGTACCTGTTCGTGGTCGACCGCGAGTCGGGCGAGACCGATCGGCTGGACGACGCCTACGGGGCCGGTTCCAGCGAACCGCTCGCGGGACTCCAGCCTGCATGGGGACCGACCGACCGCATCGCGTTCACCCGCTCGGCCGCCCGGAACCCGGACGACGACGGCTCGATGGACGTGTTCACCATCGGGCCGGACGGCTCCGACCTCCGGCGGCTCACCGACGGCTCGCTCCGCTGTTCCGTGCCGACGTGGAGCCCCGGGGGCGACCGCCTGGCGTTCGCCGGCGGGAACCACGAGAACTGGTACGAGCCGACCGGGGTGTACGTCGCCGAGGACGAGGCGGACGACGGCGGGGCCGACGCCCGGTACGAGTCGCTCTCGGCCGGCCTCGACCGGACGCTGGCCCGAGTCGGGACGATGGCGTGGCTCGACGGGGGGACGGTGGTCGCGCCCATCGCGGACGAGGCGTGGACCAGGCTGGCGGTCATGCCGCTCGACGGCGAGCCCCGCCGGACCTACGAGCGTCAGGGTCGCGGGCGGACCATCTCGGCGTTCGACCACGCGGGCGACACCGTCGCGCTCGGGCTCACGACGCCCGACGACACCCCGCAGGTGTTCGCGCTCGACGCCGGCGAACTCCGGGACGGCGAGACGGGCGGCCCCATCCGGCGGCTCACCTCGCTCAACGCCGCCTGGGTCGCGGACGCGCCGCTGCCCGACCACGAGGTCGTCTCCTTCGAGAACTCTGATCTGGAGGAGATCGAGGCGGTCGTCTACTACCCGTCCGAGTTCGACCCCGAAGCGGACGGCCCGGCCCCGGCCATCGCGTCCATCCACGGCGGGCCGATGAGCTACGACGCGCCGGGGTTCCGCTTCACGACCGCCTGCTGGACCAGCAGGGGGTACGTCGTCGTCAAGCCGAACTACCGCGGGTCGACCTCCTACGGCCGCGCGTTCTCGGAGTCGCTGAAGGGGAGCCGCGGCGACCTCGAATCGGACGACGTGATCTCGGCGATGGACCACCTCGTCGCGGAGGGCGTCGCCGATCCGGACCGGCTGTTCTGTACCGGCTTCAGCTACGGCGGCATCACGACGGCCCACGTCGTCACCAGGACGGACGAGTTCGCCGCCGCCGCACCCGAGCACGGCGTCTACGACTTCTACTCCAACTTCGGCACCGACGACAACCACAACTGGCACGAGTGGGAGTTCGGGATGCCCTGGGAGAACGAGGAGACGTACCGCGACATCTCCTCGATCTCGCGGGTCGACCGGATCGACACGCCGCTGCTCATCACGGCGGGCGAGGAGGACTGGCGCTGCCCGCCGACGCAGGCCGAACAGCTCTACGTCAGCGTCCGCAAGCGCGGCGTTGACGCGAAACTCGTCATCTACCCGGACGAGCACCACAACATCGGCGACCCCAAGCGGGCGACCCACCGCATCGAGGAGCTGACCGAGTGGTTCGAGGCGCACGACCCGGCACTTTCGGGCGACGACGAGGAGCAAAACGAGGACTGA
- a CDS encoding ribosome biogenesis/translation initiation ATPase RLI: MADDSIAVVDLDRCQPDRCNYECANFCPPNRTGKDCIVTRGDHYDEDEPYDGGPDQVWISEEICLGESCGICVEKCPFDAIEIINLPSELEDDPVHRYGDNAFSLYGLPVPEPGSVTGILGPNGIGKSTAVKMLSGELTPNLGRHDEEADWDAVLDRYRGTELQNYVEHVIEGDVSVARKPQYVDQIPNQFDGNTRDLLEATDERGELDYLIDRLNIAPVMDQDIDSISGGELQRVALAATLARDVDFYFLDEITPYLDIGQRMIAARLIRELAEDGERSMMVVEHDLAILDLLADTLHVTYGEPGAYGVVTDPKSVRNGINEYLKGYLDNENMRIRPNAITFEEHAPRESVTGRPLFEYPDLEKSYGEGEFSLSVEGGTVYESEVLGIVGPNGIGKSTMAKLFAGRLEPDAGELDVRLDIAYKPQYIDIDQPMRVDAFLSSITDQFGTSYWDTEVARPLQLNPIMEQNLTDLSGGERQRVAVAACLSKDADLYLLDEPSAHLDVEQRVQATTAIRRYAENHDATVMVIDHDMYMVDLIADRLMVFDGEPAEHGHASPPQEMRAGMNDFLSDLDITFRRDERTGRPRINKPDSQLDREQKREGEYYYSV, encoded by the coding sequence ATGGCCGACGACAGCATCGCGGTCGTCGACCTGGACAGGTGCCAGCCCGACCGTTGCAACTACGAGTGCGCGAACTTCTGCCCGCCCAACCGCACCGGGAAGGACTGCATCGTCACGCGCGGGGACCACTACGACGAGGACGAGCCGTACGACGGCGGCCCCGACCAGGTGTGGATCTCCGAGGAGATCTGTCTGGGCGAGTCGTGTGGCATCTGCGTCGAGAAGTGTCCGTTCGACGCCATCGAGATCATCAACCTCCCCTCGGAACTGGAGGACGATCCGGTCCACCGCTACGGCGACAACGCGTTCTCACTGTACGGCCTGCCGGTGCCGGAACCCGGCTCCGTGACGGGCATCCTCGGCCCGAACGGCATCGGGAAGTCCACGGCCGTGAAGATGCTCTCCGGGGAACTGACGCCGAACCTCGGCCGCCACGACGAGGAGGCTGACTGGGACGCCGTGCTGGACCGCTACCGCGGGACCGAGCTCCAGAACTACGTCGAGCACGTCATCGAGGGCGACGTCTCGGTCGCGCGCAAGCCCCAGTACGTCGACCAGATCCCCAACCAGTTCGACGGCAACACCCGCGACCTGCTGGAGGCGACTGACGAACGCGGGGAACTCGACTACCTCATCGACCGGCTGAACATCGCGCCGGTGATGGACCAGGACATCGACTCCATCTCGGGCGGCGAACTACAGCGGGTCGCGCTCGCGGCCACGCTCGCGCGCGACGTGGACTTCTACTTCCTCGACGAGATCACGCCGTACCTCGACATCGGCCAGCGGATGATCGCCGCCCGGCTCATCCGCGAACTGGCCGAGGACGGCGAGCGCTCGATGATGGTCGTCGAGCACGACCTGGCCATCCTCGACCTGTTGGCGGACACGCTCCACGTCACCTACGGCGAGCCGGGAGCCTACGGCGTCGTCACCGACCCCAAGTCGGTCCGCAACGGCATCAACGAGTACCTGAAGGGGTATCTCGACAACGAGAACATGCGCATCCGGCCGAACGCCATCACCTTCGAGGAGCACGCGCCCCGCGAGTCGGTGACGGGCCGGCCGCTGTTCGAGTACCCGGACCTCGAGAAGTCCTACGGCGAGGGCGAGTTCTCGCTCTCGGTCGAGGGCGGCACGGTGTACGAGTCGGAGGTGCTCGGCATCGTCGGCCCGAACGGCATCGGGAAGTCGACGATGGCGAAGCTGTTCGCCGGACGGCTCGAACCGGACGCGGGCGAACTCGACGTCCGGCTGGACATCGCCTACAAGCCCCAGTACATCGACATCGACCAGCCGATGCGCGTGGACGCGTTCCTCTCGTCGATCACCGACCAGTTCGGAACCTCCTACTGGGACACCGAGGTCGCGCGCCCGCTGCAACTCAACCCGATCATGGAGCAGAACCTCACCGACCTCTCGGGCGGCGAGCGCCAGCGCGTCGCCGTCGCGGCCTGCCTCTCGAAGGACGCGGACCTCTACCTGCTGGACGAGCCCTCGGCCCACCTCGACGTCGAGCAGCGCGTGCAGGCGACGACGGCCATTCGGCGCTACGCCGAGAACCACGACGCGACGGTGATGGTCATCGACCACGACATGTACATGGTCGACCTGATCGCCGACCGGCTCATGGTGTTCGACGGCGAGCCGGCAGAACACGGGCACGCCAGCCCGCCCCAGGAGATGCGCGCGGGCATGAACGACTTCCTCTCGGACCTGGACATCACGTTCAGGCGGGACGAGCGGACCGGCCGGCCGCGGATCAACAAGCCGGACTCGCAACTGGATCGCGAGCAGAAGCGGGAGGGCGAGTACTACTACTCCGTTTGA
- a CDS encoding helix-turn-helix domain-containing protein: MAATEEESLDDLPPSAKLVFKVLEYNGSLTQKGIVEESMLSARTVRYALERLENIGIVEEDVYFADARQNLYQLDGPQTAEADGGQEACCAE; this comes from the coding sequence ATGGCTGCTACCGAAGAGGAGAGTCTCGACGACCTGCCGCCCAGCGCCAAGCTCGTGTTCAAGGTGCTGGAGTACAACGGCTCGCTGACCCAGAAGGGGATCGTGGAGGAGTCGATGCTCTCGGCCCGGACGGTTCGCTACGCGCTCGAACGACTGGAGAACATCGGCATCGTCGAGGAGGACGTCTACTTCGCCGACGCACGACAGAACCTCTACCAGCTCGACGGCCCGCAGACGGCGGAGGCGGACGGCGGGCAGGAAGCCTGCTGCGCCGAGTAA
- a CDS encoding DUF402 domain-containing protein, with protein MRARVRGIYATALTRLLLEAGHEVVQASRPIRRRFDADLPAADHDVAVETTDDRQGVGVAGDPDAVAEATDLLREVGIDTLAWSDPTPRGAVFDGRVTGTLGGGAVLDLGDAEGYLPFDDAEGYVGEDDTFRVQVVEASAPWTDGRPELDTRIRAPGGLATLVPGREDTRVAGRDDPSARELVGVTDLLDPDVPDGWGVEWSRDARDADMDALGGALDRAAERARALDPVLAEPEGEPGPVATPTAGSWVWFGRESRFALDGHRRAVTTTMPGHHRTKAASSAASAGVDLAEALSSFGDDGAGDGTDDAEFPFAVVTDQFGPAAGDSLGIGHGKPDGRLITLGRGEVTDLDADGTVSLAREMSAGGTYDALDARREAGDVASTTFREGRWWYPTVYRSADGERKGTYVNVCTPVEVFPRRVRYVDLHVDVVKHADGRVERVDDDELDEAVAAGEVPEPLAEKARSVARAVENAL; from the coding sequence ATGAGGGCGCGCGTCCGCGGCATCTACGCGACCGCCCTGACGCGCCTGCTGCTCGAGGCGGGCCACGAGGTCGTCCAGGCCTCCCGGCCCATCCGCCGGCGGTTCGACGCCGACCTCCCGGCGGCCGACCACGATGTCGCCGTCGAGACGACCGACGACAGGCAGGGCGTCGGCGTCGCGGGCGACCCGGACGCCGTCGCCGAAGCGACGGACCTCCTCCGCGAGGTCGGCATCGACACGCTCGCCTGGAGCGACCCGACCCCCCGGGGAGCCGTCTTCGACGGGCGCGTGACCGGGACGCTCGGCGGCGGCGCGGTGCTCGACCTCGGCGACGCCGAGGGGTACCTGCCGTTCGACGACGCGGAGGGGTACGTCGGCGAGGACGACACGTTCCGGGTGCAAGTCGTCGAGGCGAGCGCTCCCTGGACCGACGGCAGGCCGGAACTCGACACCCGCATCCGTGCGCCGGGCGGGCTGGCGACGCTCGTTCCGGGCCGGGAGGACACCCGGGTCGCCGGCAGGGACGACCCGTCGGCCCGCGAACTCGTCGGGGTGACCGACCTGCTCGACCCCGACGTGCCCGACGGCTGGGGGGTCGAGTGGTCGCGCGACGCCCGCGACGCGGACATGGACGCGCTCGGCGGCGCGCTCGACCGGGCGGCCGAACGGGCTCGGGCGCTCGACCCGGTGCTGGCGGAACCCGAGGGGGAGCCCGGGCCAGTGGCGACGCCGACGGCGGGGTCGTGGGTCTGGTTCGGCCGCGAGTCCCGGTTCGCGCTGGACGGGCACCGGCGCGCGGTGACGACGACGATGCCGGGCCACCACCGGACGAAGGCGGCGTCCTCGGCCGCGAGCGCCGGCGTCGACCTCGCCGAGGCGCTCTCCTCGTTCGGGGACGACGGCGCTGGCGACGGGACCGACGACGCCGAGTTCCCCTTCGCGGTCGTGACCGACCAGTTCGGGCCTGCCGCGGGCGACTCGCTCGGCATCGGCCACGGGAAGCCGGACGGACGGCTCATCACGCTCGGCCGGGGCGAGGTGACCGACCTGGACGCCGACGGCACCGTCTCGCTGGCGCGCGAGATGAGCGCCGGCGGCACGTACGACGCGCTGGACGCGCGGCGGGAGGCCGGCGACGTCGCGTCCACGACGTTCCGCGAGGGCCGCTGGTGGTACCCGACGGTGTACCGGAGCGCCGACGGCGAGCGGAAGGGCACCTACGTCAACGTCTGCACGCCCGTCGAGGTGTTTCCCCGGCGCGTCCGCTACGTCGACCTCCACGTCGACGTGGTGAAGCACGCGGACGGCCGCGTCGAGCGGGTGGACGACGACGAACTCGACGAGGCGGTCGCGGCCGGCGAGGTGCCGGAGCCCCTGGCGGAGAAGGCGCGGTCGGTGGCGCGCGCGGTGGAGAACGCGCTCTGA
- a CDS encoding DUF7532 family protein gives MHFDPRTQAALRAVGLDTDDLAEASELVAEAVREDAAALESFFEEPGPYYSDMDVAHGDDEIQEHDVERLDTYTHAADLRGYLRFDSWGVYVEGGRVLNDEVVELTLGPTVHDRVRFARTADALR, from the coding sequence ATGCACTTCGACCCGCGTACGCAGGCCGCGCTCCGCGCGGTCGGGCTCGACACGGACGACCTCGCGGAGGCCTCGGAGCTCGTCGCCGAAGCCGTCCGGGAGGACGCTGCCGCGCTGGAGTCCTTCTTCGAGGAGCCGGGGCCGTACTACTCGGACATGGACGTCGCCCACGGCGACGACGAGATCCAGGAGCACGACGTCGAACGGCTCGACACGTACACCCACGCCGCCGACCTGCGGGGGTATCTCCGCTTCGACTCGTGGGGCGTCTACGTCGAGGGCGGGCGCGTCCTGAACGACGAGGTCGTGGAACTGACGCTCGGCCCGACGGTCCACGACCGGGTTCGGTTCGCCCGGACGGCGGACGCGCTCCGATGA
- a CDS encoding PrsW family intramembrane metalloprotease has protein sequence MTAKERRDPIEEADDGSADLYDIATWQERTSIDGLSVAIYRLLSASARWGLILLALLLLVGIGGFSALTNPAIGLLTVLSAIPALALAAYVYRSDITTDEPVRLLVGTFLLGVLTANFAAVVNTVAQPWFRPLGFLGTVLFFFVIVAPVEETVKLLAVRLYAYTDESFDAVLDGAVYGAMAGLGFAFIENALYITQSVGGVGELDLGLGLIGMGGGITATRALAGPGHVIYSAFAGYYLGLAKFNPENRGPIVIKGLLIAAFIHALYNSTVGIGSGLFGLLFEAVGVPTFGGLLAFFVYVIIYDGLFGLILLRKIRRYRGAYRAAHDDGRDAAATPESELTEFES, from the coding sequence ATGACCGCGAAGGAACGACGGGACCCGATCGAGGAGGCCGACGACGGTTCCGCCGACCTCTACGACATCGCCACCTGGCAGGAGCGGACGTCGATCGACGGGCTCTCGGTCGCCATCTATCGGCTGCTCTCGGCGTCGGCGCGGTGGGGACTGATCCTGCTCGCGCTCCTGTTGCTCGTCGGCATCGGCGGGTTCTCGGCGCTCACCAACCCCGCGATCGGGCTGCTCACGGTGCTGTCGGCCATCCCGGCGCTCGCGCTCGCGGCCTACGTCTACCGCTCGGACATCACGACGGACGAGCCGGTGCGGCTGCTCGTCGGGACGTTCCTGCTCGGGGTGCTCACTGCGAACTTCGCGGCCGTGGTGAACACGGTCGCACAGCCGTGGTTCCGGCCGCTCGGCTTCCTTGGAACCGTGCTGTTCTTCTTCGTCATCGTCGCGCCGGTCGAGGAGACGGTGAAGCTGCTGGCGGTGCGGCTCTACGCCTACACCGACGAGAGCTTCGACGCGGTGCTCGACGGCGCGGTGTACGGCGCGATGGCCGGGCTCGGCTTCGCGTTCATCGAGAACGCGCTCTACATTACCCAGAGCGTCGGCGGCGTCGGCGAGCTGGACCTCGGGCTCGGGCTCATCGGGATGGGCGGCGGGATCACGGCGACGCGGGCGCTCGCGGGGCCGGGCCACGTCATCTACTCGGCGTTTGCCGGCTACTACCTGGGACTGGCGAAGTTCAACCCGGAGAACCGCGGGCCGATCGTCATCAAGGGGCTGCTCATCGCGGCGTTCATCCACGCGCTGTACAACTCGACGGTCGGCATCGGCTCGGGCCTGTTCGGACTCCTGTTCGAGGCGGTCGGGGTTCCGACGTTCGGCGGGCTGTTGGCCTTCTTCGTCTACGTCATCATCTACGACGGCCTGTTCGGGCTGATCCTGCTGCGGAAGATCCGGCGCTACCGTGGGGCCTACCGCGCGGCCCACGACGACGGGCGGGACGCGGCGGCGACCCCGGAGTCCGAACTGACCGAGTTCGAGAGCTGA
- a CDS encoding cell division protein SepF, which yields MGIMSKILGGGGTHSAEDYVELDLNDFESAHGGAGMQVHIAEIADQSDVIDIKDAVYDGDFVIADITRHSTSDRTVESIIDELRQVATEVDGDIVQKGDDQLILTPTGVTVSREKLNS from the coding sequence ATGGGCATCATGAGCAAGATTCTCGGGGGCGGGGGAACCCACAGCGCCGAGGATTACGTCGAGCTCGACCTGAACGATTTCGAGAGCGCCCACGGGGGCGCCGGGATGCAGGTCCACATCGCCGAGATCGCCGACCAGAGCGACGTCATCGACATCAAGGACGCCGTCTACGACGGCGACTTCGTCATCGCCGACATCACGCGCCACTCGACGTCCGACCGGACGGTCGAGTCCATCATCGACGAGCTCCGACAGGTCGCCACCGAGGTCGACGGCGACATCGTCCAGAAGGGCGACGACCAGCTCATCCTCACGCCGACCGGCGTCACCGTCTCGCGCGAGAAACTCAACTCCTGA
- a CDS encoding putative quinol monooxygenase — MFVVHTSIPIDPERREEAIAHVASMVEDSRAEDGTVRYRAMEDLTEPNVVRFFEQYEDVAAAERHTNSERYREFVEALPAFSSGALETIQFETDEFVVHEFEASEAVESVE; from the coding sequence GTGTTCGTCGTCCACACCAGCATCCCGATCGACCCGGAGCGCCGCGAGGAAGCGATCGCCCACGTCGCGTCGATGGTCGAGGACTCCCGGGCCGAGGACGGGACCGTCCGGTACCGTGCGATGGAGGACCTCACGGAGCCGAACGTCGTCCGGTTCTTCGAGCAGTACGAGGACGTCGCGGCGGCGGAACGACACACGAACTCGGAGCGGTACCGCGAGTTCGTCGAGGCGCTCCCGGCGTTCTCGTCGGGAGCCCTCGAGACGATCCAGTTCGAGACGGACGAGTTCGTGGTCCACGAGTTCGAGGCGAGCGAGGCGGTCGAGTCGGTCGAGTGA